DNA from Clarias gariepinus isolate MV-2021 ecotype Netherlands chromosome 23, CGAR_prim_01v2, whole genome shotgun sequence:
tttttctttttcttttttttttttccctgaaggGACGTTACTGCTGCCGCACTATAAACACTTACATAGACGATATTCTCTGCGGCCTAATTATAAACCCTGGCTTCTTTTGTGCAAGTGCTTCAGGGAGCCTTTACTCTGTCTTTGTGGCTTTGTTCCCACATCAGCAATAACAACTTCCCAGTATAGCATTTAACAAGGTAACAGCAGGACCTGCTCTGGACAAAACAAATCAAGTGACTTGGGGATTTTCATGTCTATAGACACACCATAAACCTCGGTCTAGTCTCTCAAGACTTGGTTAAGCCTCCTCTCTTTGCTGAGTACAATTTTAAAGGGGTGCCAACATTTACACTTTAtccaaaattatatttaaaaaatctcttGCTACAGTAATTTGGTAAAAACTTGAGAGAAGTAATCCTATTTCTGGTTAGGACGCGTCACCTTTAGTGCCCTATTTTGGTGTCATTATGAACGATTCTGTACCTTTTATAAGCGATTTGAGGCTCAAACAGGATTGAACAAAATGCAGATCGAAGCTACAGTCTTCAGCGGCTACTATCCTTGTCCTGATGCACAACCCATTAGGGACACGACTCACAAGAGTCCCAATATTATTACAATACCTCAGTGCCGtttctgtttttataaatacccccccccccccccccccaaactcCCTCTTTACAAGCATCCTACAAAAGACTAGATGTTAatgatcaggaaaaaaataaaaaaattactttgtggcttattccatgaatgCACAGGATGGGATGTGCTCTATTGTTTAGtcaaaatattattaatgtcaCTCTTATAGACCCAGTGCCTTAGATGgctgagtttttttgtttgtttgtttgtttgtttgtttgtttgtttgtttgttttttacaaatgcAAACTCACCTGATTATTAATTCACCACCAGATGCCCTAAATTTCATCTACAACATGAAATAAATAGTAAGCAACACAGCGTTTTACAGGCAATGATTTGGGGACTGTATTTATTGGTATTTGATTGGCTTGTGAAGTGGAGCTAtcataaaaacttaaacatacaCACGTGCAGTGCATCTAGCCAGTGTAGAGCTCTTAAGTATCATGAGTAATTAATTAACCTGTTGGAATACAAGCTGACCTGCTTAGCCACATTAATTCATGCAGACTCAAATTCCAACCCATAAGTAATGGCACCCTGgataaaataaagcattaaGACTCGAACGCCAAGGATGATGCTTATGCTTAAATTGTGGAGCAACTCAGGATAATGGAGCATGCTCTAACGTGATTAGTTATTGGTTTTATTATTACCACTACTACTTTTGCCCTGTCAATGTGATGTCCACAATTTTAccataatgtatattaaaatattactgcTCGGTGGTGGATAGTTCCAGGTTAAGACAAAGTGATGACCAAGAAAGTTAGACAGATGTAAATGTGTTTGACAATAATAAGCACTAATTGTAGACCAAACTTAAATGTCTTGCTgcacttctttttttcccccctctttttttttctcctcttcatTTTGTGTATTAATCTTGTACCTTTGCACTGCTtggttatttatatttttctgtgAGTGAATGTCAGGtgtatgtaaaatgtttgctcCGTTTGTGCTTAAATGATTCGGGCAGCATCTGGTACAGGGATCTGTTCAGTCGTGTAGGGCCACTTGCATTTATCTGAAGCGGTCAGCCCTCGTTATCATGAAATGTATTTGGGGAAGCGTGAGGTCTATTTTTCATTTTGcagtgtttattataattattataacagtGATGAATTTGATGATTGTGTGTCTGGATGAATGATGCTTTGCACCCATTGTTGTGTAGAAACGCACTGTGGTGTGCTCTCGCTGCTGGAcattcatgaaaaaaattatataatgttttactgtataaataaagaatggTGAAACCAAGACGGTGGCgtgtcatgtttttattttgttcaagAATGTAAGACATTTTCcattcatacagtgtgtgtgtgtgtgtgtgtgtgtataatatatatatatatatatatatatatatatatataatcatgcaaaataatcagtgtcttatgttttttttccttacaggtgcatgtattggtgagatatatatatagatgtgtgtgtgtatatatatatatatgtatatattaataatatatatgtatatataaaaatatacagataCTTGAGTTAGCAGTAAGATTTTTCTTCAATTTTCAGTGAGATTATGCTTCTTTTATACAAACAAAGCGCCCTCCACAATTATTGGTTCCCCTGGTTGAAATGTGCGCTTGGACttctaataaatgtttttattgcagAAGAATAAAGAAAGCATAATCTCAcggaaaattgtaaaaaaaaaaaaaaaaaaatcagtctaaCCTGGACGACGACCCAAGTTTATCTTGCCACCCTGCACAGTGAGGAGGTTagtaaaagaagtaaaaaaaatgtttttttttaaatctccaaaGCTCTCTGTTGTATAACTGCATCAGAGTGGCCATAACAAGTCTCCATAACAATCATCAGACGCTATTTACATGCCAACAAGCTGTTTAAGAAGCATGCAAGGACCCAGTACTCAGGTAGATCTAGAAAGATTGTGAAAAGAGAAATAGTCAAAGATCCCTTTATCGGTGTTCTCCAATCTTGTGAAATGTTATAGGAGATTGAGTGGTGTCTTACATTCTGTTTATAAAAAGGAGTTGTATGAAGTATTACCatcaggggtgccaataattgtgcaCCCTTGATTTTACATGAAatatatgtactttttttttttttttttttaaatgctactCTTTGGACACACATTGACCTGTTTGGCCAagctgcaagaaaaaaaatattggcacccttcaaTAGAATAGAATGATGGAAACCGTTTCCCCTAACacttcatactttttttttccttttttttttcttttagaagtAATACTGTTGTATAAAAAGTGGCATGAATTCTACATAATATTTAAAGGTACAGCAGTCTTTTGAGAGACTATTTAAAGTCAACCCAGCCACCGCATGGGAATTTAAACCGACCTCGACTGACTTCAGCTGTACCCGTACCCAGCCCTCCATTTCCCTACTGCTGTGCTGCAATCAGCATCTGTTAGGAAACTTCTCTTCTCTCTTAACTCTCTTTATCTGCTGGAAGTGCGGCTGATATAAATTCTTAATCTAATTTTATTGAGAGATGTGGTTCCCCCAAGGCAGGTTAGAAAAACTTGCTCTTTTTGATAAAATCTAGCCTGTGTATCACTAGGACTGCTCAATTATAAATGTACACATGTAGTTTAGATAAAattggcaacaaaaaaaaattgagataataaaaaaaataaagtagcCCAGGTGGGTGGAAACCTGCGCAATCCTGCAACACCTGAAACTGAGAAAGGGAAGTGCATTCACATACCGACTGACAGCTGCTGGCTCCACCCTAACTCCACCCTGATTGGTTGGAAGTGTGAGCCTTGTAgaaaatatttgtgtaattGTGTGATTTGCCTTTTCTTCAAGAGAAATACTTAAGGTAAATACTTAAACACACGTAATTGGAGGGcgtctacttttacttgaataaTATTTGCCAGAGGGAATcattacttttactcaagtacagggtTTGTGTATTTTGCCCAGCTCTGTCCAAAGCTATTAAGTATCTTTCCTGAAATATTAGGATTACTCAAGATATATGCACCCCTCTGGAAACACTTTGCCTCCCTGATAATGTATTTCCCtgtccctctctcactctctataACGTTATATCCTGTATATGGTCACGGGATGCCTGGAGCCATTCTCAGGGGACTTGGGGGAACTCCTTTTATTCAGGGTAACCCTGGACATGGCACCAGTCCACCACAAGTGCACACACTTGTACACAGTTTAGAAAGGCTAATTACTTTCaaaatttgcatgtctttggattttgttgtggagtacccggaggaaagtcaccaagcacagggagaaccagCAAAGTCCATATATGAAGAGACAAAACTGGGACTCGAACCTTCGACCCTGGAGGCGCGAGGCCATCGTGCCGCCTCTGATCATTCCTGGGTAATAAATTCCAGCTTGATGTTGAtcagatgttttatttatttttttaaattgtatgatCCTCCCTTACTGGAAATGCCTCCAGCATTTtaaactcactcacacacacacacacacacacacacacacacacacacacacaatatactgtTTTTCAAGTTCTGTTAGACTTGACATTTTGCATAGATCGAAATATACATTTTCTAAGTATTAAAAGCAGGACATATTATCTTGACAGTGCTGATACAATACAGTATCGGCGACATGGATATGACGAAAGAAGGAATTTTGTAACAGCAGGTAAAGCTTTTTAGTGAGTCGAgtttatgctttgttttttttgtttttgttttttcaaatcaaagtaaaaatgtatcattaattaaaaaatggtaaCAGTTAATAAAATGCTGTAGTGTAAGTGATATAAAGCACTTCGGGATGTGCTGTGATGGAAGAAAGTCGTAGTATCTGTGACTCTGGGTCATCACACCATCACACTGTTTATTAGTTATTCTGCTATAACAGTGCTTTATGACCTGATTTAAACATTCTTAGTCCTCATGGCTCTGTTGTTGCCTTAATGCTATGCAGATGATGCCGTGcttgtatatatgtatgcatttattcattCCGAACTCTAAGCTCTGTACTTAGTGTCACTTTCACTGATGTATTAATCTTGTACTATTTTACGGCTGGTATAAACACTAAGTGCTCTCTTCATGTACTCAGGGAGTACATTAGTGAGCAATATCGCACAGATTTTTATTCTGGTGTGTCAGTCGGTCACATGCCTCCTAAAGACCGTACGTCCCCACAGGCCTGAATTCTTTGGCGGAGTCGATGTACACAGTGTCAGGTTAGCGTTTAACCCTCAGGCGCTTGATGAACCTCCAGTATCATTTAACCATGTGGTTCTTCAGCTTTTCTTTcaatgtgtgttggtgtgtgtgtgtgtgaacgatGGCGCAGTGCTGGGAGACCTCTGGTGTCGAACCGTGTAACTTCAGGACGCTGAAGGGGAAGAGATGAATCACTGGAATATAAGATGAGAATGAAACCTTGCTTTCTATAAAGGTCAGATGTTTCTACACTCTGCCAAGTTTGATGATTACGACATTTTAGtatcggattttttttttcaccacttttttggcattgtgttaaaatGACCCTAAATATAAATTTGTTACATTAAAATCCTTTGTCTATTAAAATCCAATAAATAGGATACATCTTTAAAttatctttaactttttttttaagcctgcaCTGAGcaagtacttaaaaaaaaaaaaaaaaaaaaaaaaattttttttaggtacACTCTACAAACACACCACAACAGAAGAGAAAAAGCCAGCTGCTTCCCCTGGGACAGCAAGTGAATAAGGAGAACGTTTGATGGATTATTTTCACGGAGCGCTTGCTTCAGCACGTCTCTCCCCTCGTCTgatccacatacagtacattttacctTCACCACACAGGAACATGCAGTTGCATGAAAAGTCGAAGGTTTTTCCTTTCACTGTGCTGCCACTCAGCTGCTTTTCTCAACATTTAAGAGAGTGAcgtacacagtaacacacacaaagcagacCACCAGGTTAAATATAAACGAGTCCCAGTTTTGTTTGGTGTATAAATATTACACTGGATGTGtggacatgtaaaaaaaaaaaaatgtaaaaatgcatgTGTGTTAATTATTGGTTCAAGATCCAAGTGAACATCAGAAGACACTACAGGATGCACATTTTTAAACTTAtgtatttaactatttaaattacttacttattaatacatcaattaaaataacattcctCAATTAAGAAACTAAAGTTACTTGATATGACAAATTTAGTATATCCTGATACCTTTTAGTGTAACTACGATACACGATACACCGGGgttcaagtcaaattgggacttttgattgtacacgagtctgagaataaaaactccctttatttctctatatactgATGTACTTATGCCAGGATTTCACTAGCgtttggacaccatcaaggtagaacacTTTCTTAATACGCCAGAAACATGATCAGTCTGCCCGCTTCACGtgtgaaacgctggcctcccaggaaccgcTTGCAGGACAGGACTGTATGAGTGATGTGGGAATAAGTGGTTttaatgaatgattgtgtgtgtgtatcggatcgtcattcacagttGTACAGCCTTGTACATGTCACCCGTATTTATGCCTTTCAATTTCATTTACCAGACTAGTATAGACTGCTCACCTTCCTGACTAGTGTGTTCATTTTCCCTTGTTGTTACTGAAACGTATATGATAATGTTTCCTTGTGTGTTatattatacactatatacagtttGAGGCGATAAATAATAAGAGAgcactgcaatttactccagaaaactTCTGGAATGTTATCAAGAGGAAGACGGagggtcacaaaccatcaaaaaaaaaaaagctttttttttttttttaaaagagtgaCGTAAAGTTGCACAACAGCAATGTggaaaaactggtggagaggcaaaatgcatgaaagctgtaattgcaaaCTGGGGTTATTCCACtgaatactgatttcttaaatgttatttggccaaagcattaacacaatgtgtttacaaattatttgcattttgctttatttgagttattaaagctctggtaatactgcatgatcttgggttattttaatGTGCTGTGAGATTCCCTTTAAACATACACTAAATACAATAGTTATGTTTTGAATTCaaaaatattgtcagcagttcacaaaactgttcatctcaccaatacatgcacctgtaaggaaaaaaacataagacactgattattttgcatgaactatatatatatattagtcacattgttttactttttccacattttgctatGAACCTTCTAAAAAACTTGAGGCTGTAATTGGTGCCAAAGGCTTCTCGTGGTCTGGGAGTCCTTTAAAGACCTCCAGGTGCCTGGAGATCCTGTAGATCTGCTGTAGAAGTGGTTGTCCTTCTGGCAGGTTCTCCTCTCCCCACAGAGAAACACTTTTAGAGTGATCTGGtccttggtcacctccctgtcTAATGCCCTTCCCACGTTCCCAGTCGCTCACTTTGCCGAGCCGGGccgctctaggaagagtcctgatGGTTCCTAACTTCTTCCATTAaaggatgatggaggccacggTGCTTATCTACTGTAGACCTTTAATACTGCAGAAGTTTTCTCTACCTTTACCCAGATCTGTGCCACAATATAATCCTGTCTTAGAGGTCTACAGCCCTCTTCCTGGGTGGGAcatggcttggtttgtgctcgGACATGCACTGTTAATTGTGGGACTGGTTTCTTTCCAAAtaatgtccaatcaactgaatttaccactgGTTGTGGAAACATCTCAAGGACGATCAGTGGAAAGAATGTCATAGCAAAGGCCGTAAATACTTGTGTACatatgattttttaatttttaatacatttgcaaagatttcaaacaaacttctTTCACGTTGTAATTATGGGatattgtttgtagaattttgaggaaaataattaattgaatCCATTTTGGAAAAAGGCTGTAATGTAGAGAAATGGGGAAGAAGTGAagggctgtgaatactttccggatctATAAAGCTTAGTCTCTTTTAACCTGAAACCCTTTATAGTTAAACTAAATTATAATAACGTATAACAggaaatcaaaaaaaaaaaaaaaaaaaagtttgcacttTATTTCCAAACTCAATTCCAATCTATAGccgtttacagtatataatctaTAGATCTGATAGTTGAGccgttgggttttttttttgttagtgtttttgcTAACATCAGCATCTCCAATTACAAGTTCAGAGACTTTTCACCTGCATTTAGTCACGAATACAACAGATGATGGATCCCAGTgtgtttattcctcttacaccataGGAATTTTTCAACATTTACAATTTTTCAGTAATGAGTAAGACACACGTTGAGAAATTTAGCCGTCTACAAGAACATACGAAAAAAGTCAGTTCCTGTTCTGTCGCCTCACAAGCACTATTTTTCCACACACTTGCACAGCTCGTCATGTGATCGAGTAACCGCATGATGGAAAACTTACTCACGGCtttcactctgactggtacagAGCACCAACACCGGAGACCCCTTCCATAAAACTGTTGCAGAAATATCTCACTGTAAAAACACTGTACTTCATAAAAACATCTCTTCCTCTGTAGGCGTTCAGGCGTGTTTGGGTTATCAGCTACaaaagaggcaaaaaaaagttttccaaGTCTTTGAAAAATTTTAACACGTATAAGAGACTCAAgcattgcatgtgtgtgtgtgtgtgtgtgtatgttcgaGCAAGCTCGTATAAACAGCCATCTGTGACCAGCCAATTACGGCATCCCAGTTAATTAGGCTTCGATGTGTTTTCAATGCTGATGAAATCATAAAGGCATCGAACCTGCTGTCTAAAACGTGTTCCTTCTGGGAATCTGTGTTTCAGCATAAAAAGTCTCCGGTGGAACACGAATCTGCAAGAGCAGATCAACATCATAACATTCTAGTTCTCATGCagctattaatttaataaaggcttgaaattatttattgaaatttaCAAAATCAAAGAACACAGTTTAGCATCACTACATTGAACTCAATCACGCGTTAAACATCACATTAAACAATCCTGAGCAGAAGCCCTTGTGCTGGTGTCTCAGCTTGACGCTTGGGGGTTTGACACCAAGTTTGGGACATTTTTCTGTGAGGAGCTTCTATGTAGGTTCTTCCTACACATTCAGTAAGCATGGGTTTTTCAGTTtcctcaaaaacaaaaagaatgacCAGGAATTATAAATTAGCTACTCTAAATTGTCTCTAGGTGTGGACAAGTCCGTGGGGTGCCTGGTCATGGACTTGCATTCCCGCTCACCTATCCATTCTTACGGgatttttccttaaaattcCTTCACTTGCCAGCAGACAAACAACCTTGGAATGTCAGGAACGTTCGACATGAGGTGTGCTGCGAGAACATGCTTCCCTCTTAACCTCTCATTTACAGTGCAGTGGTGTGAGCAGATGTTTCACCAGGTACACAGCCAGGGTGTCCAGGTTGCTGACGAGCAGTATGTTGGTGCTCAGAACTGTAGGAAAGACGCACACCAGAAGGCCACACAGCAGCCCTGTGATTAGTTCTCCCCTCAGGCGGGGACCTTCCCTTACAGTCTGCCAAAGCCGGCTCTGGTGAGCGTTCAGGGCCGTGCTGCTCGCTTGCAGGACGAGCGTGACGCTTTCTCTTTCTAATTTACTGCCGTCAGCCAGCTCTGTCCTCCAGGATAATGGCTCCGGCTTTGTGTGAGCCCACGGTCGCTCATTGTGCCAGCTGTGAATGGCCCAGCTGTTGGCTGTCTTTTCTGAGTCAACATTGCAATTGTGTGAGATGCTCGCAGCAGGAAGAGAGTGTGGATGTGCTTGTGTTTGTTGGAGAGCATTAGGGTTCTCTGAGCATTTCAGCAGCTCCGGATTAACCATTCTTTTAGTCAGCTTTGTTCCGATAAAACTCAGAACACCAGTGGACGCTAGCAAGAGAACAGCAGCGGGTAGAGCCCAAAATAGTTGCCGGTTAACTGGTGAAGAAGCAGTGAGAAAGCAGGGGAGGCACGTCGACAGCAAGCTGCCACTTTCCAGACAGGATCTCACCATCACCTGCTCCTGCTTCCATGTAAACCCAGCACATGTCCCACACATGAACCACACCATTAGGCAACCAAGGAAACCTAAAGCTTTTAGGAAGGCTGCCTTGTTCTCCTTCTCTTCCCCTTTCTGCTGGATTTCAGTCTCCCAGGTATCTCCGTTAATATCCTTTACAAACATCTGTTCATCCGTTACCGGAATTAGAGTCCCTCTGCCCCATAAGAGACGAACCAGCAGTTCCACAGCCACCAGCAGCG
Protein-coding regions in this window:
- the LOC128511077 gene encoding uncharacterized protein LOC128511077, whose product is MDGVLEATIALCGCKVLCSILCLPAFKGSISSVSLCCVCLLLFTDLSITMFLVYLWSAAPRPVFFHPSSDVIALRFMLFLSDVYEAVLMLIPLLVAVELLVRLLWGRGTLIPVTDEQMFVKDINGDTWETEIQQKGEEKENKAAFLKALGFLGCLMVWFMCGTCAGFTWKQEQVMVRSCLESGSLLSTCLPCFLTASSPVNRQLFWALPAAVLLLASTGVLSFIGTKLTKRMVNPELLKCSENPNALQQTQAHPHSLPAASISHNCNVDSEKTANSWAIHSWHNERPWAHTKPEPLSWRTELADGSKLERESVTLVLQASSTALNAHQSRLWQTVREGPRLRGELITGLLCGLLVCVFPTVLSTNILLVSNLDTLAVYLVKHLLTPLHCK